In Achromobacter xylosoxidans A8, a single window of DNA contains:
- a CDS encoding retention module-containing protein, with amino-acid sequence MADTSPAIVNEISGRAWLRHGDGSLTELHLGSKVPAGSDVVTASGATVSLQVENGMPIVIGEDRVVALTNEMTATLDDPSEAALAPPSGTDSDRLLAVLLDSRDLFDELDPTAAALAGGGGDGGSSFVRLARLLETTSPLDLTYSNPSRSDVVLPRMSGASTISNDDDEPPTPVSVNTAPGARDDAGLGDQNSQVRGNLLANDADPDGDPLAITSVGGRSMTSDGVVVAGSNGGTFTVLADGSYVYEPGDEYEHLAAGEAATSTVSYTIADPGGATSTATVVVTIAGTNDGPVSTAISSISSVDAQTDISYDVSGHFSDPDASDQLTYTAAGLPPGLSIDPITGIISGDISHSASQGGIQGRYTATVTATDASGATTSQELHWNVANATPAAAGDAGATDEDTPLTVGTRYGVLANDSDPDGDTLTVSQVNGSAAGVGAAIAGTQGGMFTLNADGSYTFNPGSSFQHLAAGEKAYSSITYSVSDGEGGTATATLTVEITGTNDAPTLRTQSNQVLEDHTAFGNVLAGAVDADNDALTVTTFTINGSTYAAGNTAYLAGMGSVFVNADGSYTFTPDSNWNGDVPQVTYTATDGTTTISSTLDIHVLPVNDAPVTLDGSGNVAAGNSYVFGMNDFPFSDPGEGHSMLSVIIDSLPTGGTLSLDGKPVVQGQEISAEDLAGGKLVFEPDTSNTGASAGASLEFRVKDNGGSTDGGEDRSDRQTFKVHVDQFLDSYNGNDTVSGGSGNDVLLGDQGGMAKNVIAGTSYNIALLLDLSYSMGWANSANPDGDTALDAAKKALKHLLESQLATHEGTINVSLITFNDEDIRVQKSISDLTPDNVDEIVSSLLHLETGPNTPYGAALHETKKWFDGQPTVDDHGNPYKNLTYFLTDGEPTPEKNYDADAEFNKLAEISDVHAIGVGSRIFQGRLDNFDNTGGWFTNSSGHIKQINFDGDWVEGADDPTRWQREGDGTVERPTYTSRGSWGHFTSGKMALTDTTADGQSFTVTMNVADKITITNPTGASFRFDLWLYNKGPVDTFKWILLKWSGSEWVAVESGTEAATQTDSYYGPGDYLFQFVLNDNSPTDDQLHAQIGGIYTSTENRRGGSQIVRDPAELTATLTGNQSSNEAASVGDDKIHAGDGSDILFGDSINTDRLPWGLDGAPAQPADLPAGSGLDALKQFLLLKNGIQPTDADLHKFISDNHALFDVQGDTRGGNDELHGGAGNDILYGQGGSDLLHGDEGNDVLSGGTGNDTLFGDAGDDVLLGGKSNDILYGGSGSDTFKWLLNDQGAAGTSAVDTIKDFSVLKHADGGDILDLQGLLVGENDGSLAQYLNFHKEGNDTVIDVNTRGKLTAQGSDQKIVLENVDLTHDTYGQLMNNQAIINDLLQKGKLIVDHG; translated from the coding sequence ATGGCCGATACATCTCCCGCAATCGTCAACGAAATCTCCGGTCGCGCGTGGTTGCGCCATGGCGATGGATCTCTGACCGAACTGCATCTAGGCAGCAAAGTCCCCGCCGGCAGCGACGTCGTCACCGCCTCGGGCGCCACGGTTTCCCTTCAGGTTGAAAACGGCATGCCGATCGTCATCGGCGAAGACCGCGTGGTCGCGTTGACCAACGAGATGACCGCCACATTGGACGACCCGTCCGAAGCCGCATTGGCGCCGCCCTCGGGCACCGACTCCGATCGTCTGTTGGCTGTCCTGCTCGACAGCCGCGACCTGTTCGATGAACTCGATCCCACCGCCGCCGCCTTGGCTGGCGGCGGTGGCGACGGCGGCAGCAGCTTCGTACGCCTGGCTCGCCTTCTTGAAACCACCAGCCCGCTCGATCTGACCTATTCGAATCCCAGCCGCAGTGATGTGGTCTTGCCCCGCATGTCCGGCGCTAGCACCATCAGCAACGACGACGACGAACCGCCCACGCCAGTCAGCGTCAACACCGCGCCCGGCGCGCGGGATGACGCGGGTCTAGGCGATCAGAACAGCCAGGTACGCGGCAACCTGCTCGCCAACGACGCGGACCCAGACGGCGATCCGCTCGCGATAACGTCGGTCGGCGGCCGGTCCATGACCTCGGACGGCGTTGTGGTGGCGGGAAGCAATGGCGGCACATTCACCGTCCTGGCTGACGGCAGCTACGTCTACGAGCCTGGTGATGAATATGAACATCTGGCCGCGGGTGAAGCCGCTACCAGCACCGTGTCATACACCATCGCCGATCCCGGCGGCGCCACCTCCACGGCAACCGTCGTCGTGACGATCGCCGGCACCAACGACGGTCCGGTATCCACCGCCATTTCCAGCATCTCCAGCGTGGATGCGCAGACGGACATAAGCTATGACGTCTCTGGCCACTTCTCGGATCCAGACGCCAGTGACCAGCTTACATACACCGCGGCCGGCCTGCCGCCGGGGCTAAGCATCGACCCAATCACGGGGATCATCAGCGGCGATATCAGCCATTCTGCTTCGCAGGGCGGTATCCAAGGGCGTTACACCGCAACTGTCACGGCAACCGACGCGTCCGGCGCCACGACTTCCCAGGAACTCCACTGGAACGTCGCCAATGCGACGCCTGCCGCAGCCGGCGATGCCGGCGCCACGGATGAGGACACCCCCCTCACCGTCGGCACCCGGTATGGCGTGCTGGCCAACGACAGCGATCCGGACGGCGACACCCTGACTGTCTCGCAAGTCAACGGCAGCGCAGCCGGTGTGGGCGCGGCAATCGCCGGGACTCAGGGCGGCATGTTCACGCTTAATGCCGACGGCTCCTACACCTTCAACCCTGGCTCTTCCTTCCAACATCTCGCCGCCGGAGAAAAGGCCTACAGCTCTATCACCTATTCCGTCTCCGATGGCGAGGGTGGCACGGCCACGGCCACCCTCACTGTTGAAATCACCGGCACCAACGACGCACCGACGCTCCGGACGCAGAGCAACCAGGTATTGGAGGACCACACAGCATTCGGCAACGTACTCGCCGGCGCGGTCGATGCCGACAACGACGCGCTGACCGTCACAACATTCACCATCAACGGCTCAACGTACGCCGCCGGCAATACCGCATACCTCGCTGGCATGGGTTCGGTTTTCGTCAACGCAGATGGCAGCTATACCTTTACGCCAGATTCGAACTGGAACGGAGATGTCCCGCAGGTCACCTACACCGCGACAGACGGAACAACGACGATCTCATCCACCTTGGATATCCATGTGCTGCCCGTCAACGACGCACCTGTCACGCTAGACGGTTCCGGCAACGTCGCGGCTGGCAATAGCTACGTGTTTGGCATGAATGACTTTCCGTTCTCCGACCCAGGGGAAGGCCATTCGATGTTATCCGTGATCATCGACTCCCTGCCCACCGGCGGCACGCTGTCCCTGGACGGGAAGCCGGTGGTACAGGGACAGGAGATCAGCGCAGAGGATCTGGCCGGCGGGAAGCTGGTGTTCGAGCCCGACACATCCAATACCGGCGCAAGCGCCGGCGCATCCCTCGAGTTCCGTGTCAAGGACAACGGCGGCAGCACCGATGGAGGAGAAGACAGATCTGATCGACAAACATTCAAAGTACACGTCGACCAATTTTTGGATAGCTACAACGGCAACGACACGGTATCTGGCGGCTCAGGTAACGACGTGCTGCTGGGCGATCAAGGTGGTATGGCGAAGAACGTGATTGCAGGTACCAGCTACAACATCGCACTATTGCTGGACCTGTCGTACTCAATGGGCTGGGCGAATAGTGCCAACCCGGATGGGGATACGGCGCTCGATGCCGCCAAGAAGGCGCTCAAGCACTTGCTGGAAAGTCAGTTGGCGACGCATGAGGGAACCATCAACGTGTCGCTGATCACGTTCAATGACGAGGATATCAGGGTACAGAAGTCGATCTCGGACCTGACACCAGACAATGTCGACGAAATAGTGAGCAGTCTTCTGCATCTGGAGACCGGGCCAAACACGCCATATGGCGCCGCCCTGCATGAAACCAAAAAATGGTTTGATGGCCAGCCCACGGTGGATGACCACGGCAATCCGTACAAGAATCTCACCTACTTCCTGACGGATGGCGAGCCAACCCCCGAGAAGAACTATGATGCCGACGCCGAGTTCAACAAGCTTGCCGAAATCAGCGACGTGCATGCTATTGGCGTCGGCTCGCGGATTTTTCAAGGCAGACTCGACAATTTCGACAACACCGGCGGTTGGTTCACGAATAGCTCCGGGCATATCAAGCAGATCAACTTCGACGGCGACTGGGTCGAGGGCGCCGACGACCCCACCAGATGGCAGCGTGAAGGCGATGGCACTGTCGAGCGTCCGACCTACACTTCCAGAGGCAGCTGGGGCCACTTCACATCAGGCAAGATGGCCCTCACGGATACAACAGCGGACGGCCAATCGTTCACCGTAACCATGAATGTGGCCGACAAAATTACGATAACCAATCCGACCGGCGCCTCGTTCAGATTTGACTTGTGGCTTTACAACAAGGGTCCGGTAGATACGTTCAAATGGATCCTGCTGAAATGGAGCGGTTCTGAATGGGTAGCGGTTGAATCGGGCACCGAGGCAGCCACTCAGACCGATAGCTACTATGGGCCGGGCGATTACCTCTTCCAATTTGTGCTCAATGACAATAGCCCAACCGACGATCAACTCCACGCACAAATCGGAGGCATTTATACATCCACGGAGAACCGCAGAGGCGGCTCACAGATTGTGCGGGATCCTGCAGAGCTCACGGCAACGCTAACCGGCAACCAGTCGAGCAATGAAGCCGCCTCGGTCGGTGACGACAAGATCCATGCCGGTGACGGTTCGGACATCCTGTTTGGCGATTCGATCAATACGGATCGTTTGCCCTGGGGTCTCGATGGCGCCCCCGCCCAGCCCGCGGACCTCCCCGCCGGGTCCGGCCTGGACGCGCTCAAACAGTTTCTGCTACTAAAGAACGGCATCCAACCCACCGACGCCGATCTGCACAAGTTCATCTCGGACAACCACGCGCTTTTCGACGTGCAGGGCGATACGCGCGGAGGTAACGACGAGCTGCATGGCGGCGCGGGCAACGACATTCTCTATGGCCAGGGTGGAAGCGACCTACTCCACGGTGACGAGGGCAACGACGTCCTGTCTGGCGGTACCGGCAACGACACACTCTTTGGCGACGCCGGCGACGATGTTCTGCTCGGAGGCAAGAGCAATGACATCCTGTACGGTGGTTCGGGCAGCGACACGTTCAAGTGGCTACTCAACGACCAAGGTGCCGCAGGCACCTCGGCGGTGGATACGATCAAGGATTTCTCGGTCCTGAAGCACGCGGATGGTGGCGACATTCTGGATCTGCAGGGATTGCTGGTCGGCGAGAATGACGGCTCACTGGCCCAGTATCTGAATTTCCACAAGGAAGGCAACGACACGGTCATCGACGTGAATACCCGGGGCAAGCTGACCGCACAGGGCTCGGACCAGAAGATCGTGCTGGAGAACGTCGACCTGACCCACGATACCTACGGTCAGCTCATGAACAACCAGGCCATCATCAACGACCTGCTGCAAAAGGGAAAGCTGATCGTTGACCACGGCTAA